From Granulimonas faecalis:
CGGGGGAGGGGGCGCCCGCCACCGACGAGGACCTGGCCCGGCAGCTGATCCTCTCGGGCCGAAAGGGCCCCATGGGAGAGGTCGTCCGCCGCCTGCTGGGGAGCCGCGACGCCCTGGACCTCATCGACTCCGTGCTCATCCCCGCGCTGGACGAGGTGGGTGAGCGCTTCGAGGCGGGCACCATGTTCCTGCCGCAGCTCATGGCCTCGGCCGAGGCCGCCGGCGCGGGCTTCGACGTCATCAGGGCCGCCATGCCCGAGGGCTCCTCGGGCGGCAAGGGCGGCGTGATTCTCGCCACGGTGAGGGGCGACATCCACGACATCGGCAAGAACATCGTGAGGATGCTGCTGGAGAACTACGGCTACGACGTCGTTGACCTGGGCCGCGACGTGCCCCCGGAGGCCGTGCTCGCCGCCGTGGAGGAGACCGGCATCCGCGTGGTGGGCCTCTCGGCGCTCATGACCACCACGGTCAAGGCCATGGCCGAGACCGTCGAGCTCCTGCGCGAGAGGGCCCCGGGCACCTTCGTCTTCGTGGGCGGCGCCGTGCTCAACCCCGAGTACGCCGAGATGGTGGGCGCCGACGCCTACGCCAAGGACGCGGCGGAGAGCGCGCGGATCCTCTCGGAGGTCTACGCGTAGCGGCCCTCCCCATCGAAGGCCGTCCCACCGAACCGCCGCCCCGCCCTCCCGGCGTCGTACCGGCCGGGCCCGCCCTCCCGGCCGGTACCCGTCGCCGACGCGCCGCCCGCCACTGCTAGACTGGAGGGCCGCACCGCACCCAGCCGCGCCCGGAGGGACCCCATGCAAGAAAGCGCCATCGACATCGACTCGCTCAACGACGCCCAGCGCGAGGCGGTCCTCACCTGCGAGGGCCCGCTCCTCGTGCTCGCCGGCGCCGGCTCGGGCAAGACCCGCGTGCTCACGCACCGCATCGCGCACATGGTGGCCGACCTCGGCGTGGCCCCCTGGCAGGTCCTGGCCATCACGTTCACCAACAAGGCCGCCGCGGAGATGCGCGAGCGCCTGGGCGCCCTGCTCCCCGGGGGCACACGCGGCATGTGGGTGTGCACGTTCCACGCCATGGCCGTGCGCATCCTGCGCGACGACGCCGAGCTCCTGGGCTACCGTCCCAACTTCACCATCTACGACGACGACGACTCCAAGCGCCTGGTCAAGGCCATCATGGCCGACCTCGACATCGACACCAAGCAGTTTCCCGTCAACATGGTCCGTTCCAAGATCAGTGCCGCCAAGAACGCCATGGTGGACGCCGACGAGATGGCCGCCCAGGCGGCCGACCCCGCCACCCAGAAGGCGGCCCGGGTCTACGCCGAGCTCCAGCGCCGCCTCATGGTGGCCAACGCCATGGACTTCGACGACCTGCTCGTGAACACGCTCCTCCTGTTCGAGAGGCACCCCGAGGTGCTGGCCCGCTACCAGCGGCGCTTCGTCCAGATCTCGGTGGACGAGTACCAGGACACCAACCATGTGCAGTACCTCATCACCAAGAGGCTGGCCGAGCTCCACCGCAACCTCATGGTGGTGGGCGACGACGACCAGTCCATCTACTCTTGGCGCGGCGCCGACATCCAGAACATCCTGGACTTCGAGAAGGACTACCCCGACGCCCGCGTGGTGAAGCTGCAGCAGAACTACCGTTCCACGGGCCACATCCTGGCCGCGGCCAACGCCGTGGTGGCCAACAACTCCCACCGAAAGCCCAAGCGCCTGTTCACCGACGAGGGCGACGGCGAGCCCATCTCGGCCTACCAGGCCGCCGACGAGCGCGACGAGGGCCGCTGGGTGGCTGCCGAGATCGAGCGCCTGCACGCCGCCGGCACCCCCTACGACGACATGGCGGTCTTCTACCGCACCAACGCCCAGAGCCGCATCCTCGAGGACATGTTCCTGCGTGCCGGCGTGCCCTACAAGATCGTGGGCGGCACGCGCTTCTTCGACCGCGCCGAGATCCGCGACGTCATGGCCTACCTCAAGCTCGTGCTCAACCCGGCCGACGACGTCTCGGCCCGCCGCGTGGTCAACGTGCCCCGCCGCGGCATCGGTGCCACCTCCCAGGACAAGATAGCCGCCTACGCCGCGACCCACGGCACCCCGTTCTTCTCGGCCGCCCAGGCCTGCGTGGCCGAGGCCGGGCTCCTCTCGCCCAAGGTGCGCAACGCCCTGGCGGCCTGGACGAGCGCTGTGGAGGAGGCCCGCCACTACGAGGGCGAGCTCTCCCGCGTGGTGGAGCTCATCGTGGAGCGCTCCGGGCTCGTGGCCGCCCTCGAGGCCGAGCGCACGCCCGAGGCCGAGGGACGAATCGAGAACATCCGCGAGTTCCTGCTCATCGCCCAGGAGTTCGACGAGAGCCACGACGACGTGGTCTCGGCCCTGGAGTCGCTGGCGGAGCTCCGCGAGGCCGGCGTGGCCGGTGCCGAGGCCGCCGACGACCCCGGCGCCGTACCCGCCCCGCAGCCCGTGGACGACGACGGCCAGGGCGCCCTGTTCGCCGCGCCGGACGAGGGCGCCGCGCCCGCGGCCGACGGCGGCTTCGGCGCCGTGGCCTCCTCCCAGCTGCCCGCCTTCATGGAGTGGCTGGCCCTCCGCAGCGACCTCGACAGCCTCTCGGGCCAGACGAGCGCCATCACGATGATGACCATCCACTCCGCCAAGGGCCTGGAGTTCCCCGTGGTGTTCGTCTGCGGCATGGAGGAGGGGCTGTTCCCCAACCTGACGCACGACTCCGACCCGGCCCGCCTGGAGGAGGAGCGCCGCCTGGCCTACGTGGCCATCACCCGGGCCCGCAAGCGCCTCTACCTCACCTATGCCGCCACGCGGCGCACCTGGGGCGCCACCCAGGCCAACCCCCGCAGCCGCTTCGTGAACGAGATCCCCGAGAGCCACATCAAGGTGACCGGCGTGGGTTCGGCGGGCTTCTCGGGCACCGGCTGGGAGAAGCGCGGCGACCGCCGCGGCACCTTCGGCTCCGGCACGGGCTCCTCGGTGTACGGGGGCTCGGTCTTTGGCAACCAGACGCGCTCCTCGGGCACGGCCCGGCCGGCTCCGGTGCGCAAGGATCCCCGCAAAGCCGCCGAGAGCTTCGAGCCGGGCGACCGCGTGCACCACAAGACGTTCGGCTCCGGCACCGTGGTGGCGGTGAAGGGCGACACCCTCGAGGTGCGCTTCGCCAAGAGCGGCCAGACCAAGAAGCTCATGAAGGGCTTCGCCCCCATCGTCAAGGTGCAGTGACATGGGTGTCGGGACGATGACGGCCGACGTGGCGACGTTCTTCAAGAGCGACCTCGGCGTGCTGGTGGGCAAGGTCATCCTCGTGGCGGTGATGGCGGTCGTCGCCCGGTGCGTGGAGCGCGTGCTCACCCGCATGACCCGGGAGGGCCTGGAGAAGGCCGACGTCCCCAACGCGTCGATCTTCGTCAACGTCGTGCGCGGGACGGTATGGATCATCGCGCTGCTCATGATCCTGCAGCCGGTCTTCGGCGTCGCCCCCAACGCCCTCATCACGTCCCTCGGCGCCGCCTCCATCGCCGTCTCCCTGGGCCTTCAGACCACCATCTCCAACCTGGTGGGCGGCCTCACGCTCATGGTCACCAAGACCATCAAGCCGGGCGACTACATCACCGTCAACGGCATCACCGGCCAGGTGACCGACGTCAGTTGGCGCGACACCACGGTGCGCGACCGTCTGGGCAACGCCGTGGTGGTGCCAAACTCCCAGCTCAACTCGTCGGCCATCACCAAGATCGCGGTGCGCCAGGCCAACATGACCAGCCTTGACGTCACCCTCAAGGCCGGGTGCGACGTGGCCGACGCCTGTGCCAAGATCCGGGAGGCCGCCGACAAGGCCCTCGGCCGCACCGCCGACCCGGCGAGCGCCACCCGGGTGGTGTGCACCGCCACGGGCAGCGACGGCACCAAGGTGAGCGTCTACTTCGACGTCGACCCGTCGGTGACCTTCCAGGCCGCCACCGACGCCGTGGTCCGTGCCCTCGAAGGGGCGAGCTACCTGGCCTGACCCCTCCCCCAACCCCGCAGCGGCGTCCCGCCGTCTCCGCCCCGACTTCCGAGGAAGGAACACCCATGCGCGTCAACCAGGCCATTCTCCACAGCTACGAGGGCAAGTCCTGCGTCAAGGTCTTCTCCGAGGCACCCATGGACCTCGCCGACGACGAGGTCAAGCGCTATGTGACCTCCCAGGCCCGCCGCGCCCTCTCCAACCTGGACGCCCGCCGCGGGGCCTTCCTGCCCGACAGCGCCTTCGCCAAGGAGGCCGTGGCCTTCTTCCGCGGCAACGCCGACTTCGCCCCGTTCACGGCCGTCGCCGCCGAGTTCCTCATCGGCCAGATGGGCCAGATGGAGGAGACCCCCTCGTTCGACCTGCTCTTCATCGACTTCGAGGGCCGCGAGGAGGAGACCGTGGACGGCCTGGGCGAGGAGGACATCGAGATGATGTACCGCTCCCAGGCGCCGCGGTACCTGGCCATCGTGATGTTGGAGAGCCGCCGCGCCTACATGCACGAGGTGGGCCGCGACGAGCTGGGCCACACCCTGGCCTCCATCGCCCGGCATCACGCCATCCTGCCCAACCCCTCCCAGAAGGTGCGGTCGTTCGCCGTGGTGTCGGCCACGGGCGACGTGCGCTTCTGCGACGAGCCCCGGGTGGTGGCCGGCCGCAGCGTGGAGCTGCTGCCCGAGGCCCTGCTCCAGTGCACGAGCGAGGCCTCGAGCAAGGAGGTCGTGCAGGGGGTGTGCGACCTCGTGGGGGCCGTGGCCGACGAGTTCGGCGCCAACCCCGCCGCCGCCGTGGCCCGGGCCAAGGCCTATGTCTCCGAGAACGCCGAGACCGACGAGGTCCTGGTCCCCGAGCAGCTGGCCCGCGACGTCTTCGCCGACGCCCCGCAGATGCACGACCGCTTCGTCGAGGAGGCCGCCGAGCAGAACCTGCCCGACCGTGTGTCGGTGGAGCCCGAGGTGGCCCGCCGCGTGGCCGCCAAGCACAAGATCCGCACCGACACGGGCATCGACATCACGTTCCCGGCCGAGTACGGCAAGAACCCCGACTTCCTGGAGTTCGAGAGCAACCTCGACGGCACGCTGAGCATCCGCATCAAGAACGTGGGGGCCATCGAGAACCGGTAGGACCCAGCGCCTACGCCCGGGCCGCCATCCACTCCGCCATCTCGGGCATCGCCGGCTGCACCGCCATGCCGATGAGCGTGGGGCCGGTGTGCACCAGCAGGTCCGGCGAGAGCCTGGAGCGGATGAGCCCGCAGGCGTTGCCCACCTTCTCCTGGAGCAGGGCCACGTAGCGCTCGGGCATCGGGTCGTCGCCGGTGGCGGAGGCGCAGGCCAGCACCACGTCCTTGTAGAGCCTCGCGCGCTCGGCGATGAGGTCCACCGTGGCCTTGAGGGCACGCTCGCGGCCGCGGCACTTCTTGACCGTGCGGTACCTGCCCTCCTCGTCGCACTCGAAGATCGGCTTGATGTTGAGGGCGGAGCCCAGGCGGTAGGTGGCCTCGGAGATGCGACCGCCGTGGCGCAGGAACGAGAGCTCGTCGAGCGAGAAGAGCACCCACGTCTGCTCGGCCTCGGCGTTGAGGCGCTCCTCCAGCAGGTCGAAGTCCACGCCGGCCTCGACCATGAGGGCGCAGTCCATGACGGTCATGCCGGCGGCCACGCCGATGGACCTGGTGTCCACCACGGCCACGGGGAAGTCCTCCATCTGCTTGGCCACGAGGTGGCAGGTCTGGTTGGTGGCCGAGAGCCCCGAGGAGATGGTCACGACGACGGCCTTCTCGTAGCCGTCGGCTCTGGCCTGCTCCAAGGTCTCCCTGATGGAGGCGGGGCTCGGCAGCGAGGTGGTGGGGATCTCGGTGGAGAACCGCTCGATCACCTCCTCGGCCGTGATGTCCACGCCGGAGCGGAAGCTGCCCTCGGTGTAGTTGATCTGGAGGGGGATCTGTCTGATGTCGTGCGCTTCGGCGAAGTCCGCTGGCACGTTGGTGCCGGTGTCGGTCACGACGGCTATCTTCTGGGCGTTCATGGAGGCGTGTCACCCTTTCGGTTGTGCAGGGGCAGGTGCTCGGTGGCCATGCCCCCGGGTACCTACCCCGTGTTCGCGGTGGATTTGCCGACGGGGCCCTCCGTTCCGGAGTCCCCGAGGCCTCCATACTATCTGTTAGCGAGCTGATAAAATCGACGTTCGATGAATCGACGGCGTACTAAGGAGCCGCTTGCCATGGCACAGAACCAGCACGTCGACGGTGGGGAGAAGCCCATCGTCATCATCTCGGAGCCCAAGGTCAGGGAGCGCCGCAGGAAGCGCCTCCGCCGCCAGAAGCTGACGTCCAACGGCACCGTGGCCGCGGCGGTCATGGTCTTCGCGGCCCTCGTGGCCGTCGTGGTGGCCAACACCCCGGCCTACGAGGCGGTGCACCACTTCCTCATGGAGCCCCTCACGCTGGGCGTGGGTCCCCTCGTGGGCACCCTCTCGGTGGAGGTGTTCGTCAACGACTTCCTCATGGCCGTCTTCTTCCTGCTCGTGGGCATAGAGCTCAAGTACGAGATGACCGTCGGCGAGCTCAAGAACCCGCGCCAGGCCGCCCTGCCCATGCTGGCGGCTGTGGGCGGCGTGGTCGTGCCCGCCCTCATCTACGTCGCCTTCAACGTGGGCGGCCCCGGCATCGGCGGCTGGGCCATCCCCATGGCCACCGACATCGCCTTCGCCCTGGGCGTCATGAGCCTGCTGGGAGATCGCGTGGCCCCCGCCACCAAGGTCTTCTTCTCCACCCTGGCCATCGCCGACGACATCCTCGCCATCGTGGTCATCGCCCTGTTCTACGGCCACGCCCCGTCCATCCCCTGGCTCGCGGCCTCCCTGGCCTGCGTCCTGGTCCTCGCGCTGCTCAACTACGCCCGCGTCTACACCGCGCGCAGCTACGTGGTGGTGGGCCTGGCCCTGTGGTTCTGCATGTTCAACTCGGGCATCCACGCCACGCTCGCCGGCGTGGTGCTGGCGCTGTTCCTGCCCTGCACGAGCGACATCCGCCTCACGGCCCTGCGCCCCTGGCTCGAGTCCAAGAGCCGCGAGCTCGACAACGCCTACGACGGCGACCTGGACGTCCTCGGCCAGCACGGGTTCACCCGCATCGCCTCGGGCGTCGAGCGCGTCATGCACCGTGTGACCCCGCCGCTCCAGCGCATGGAGCACGCCATCACGGTGCCGGTGAACTTCGTCATCCTGCCGATTTTCGCCTTCGTGAACGCCCAGGTGCGCCTCATCGGCGTCGATCCCATGGCCATCGTCTCCGACCCGGTGACCCTCGGCTCGTTCTTCGGCGCCCTCGTGGGCAAGCCGGTGGGCATCATCCTCGTCACCTGGGTGCTGGTGAAGGTGGGCTTCGCCCGGCTGCCCCGCGGCGTCGACTGGCACCAGGTCACCGGCGTGGGCATCATGGGCGGCCTCGGCTTCACCATGTCCATCCTCATCTCGGGCCTGGCCTTCACCGAGCCCGCCGAGGTGCTGGCGGCCAAGTGCGCAATCCTGTCGTGCTCGGTGGTCGCCGCCGTCGTGGGCTGCGTCTACATGATGGCCACGGGCCGCAAGGGGAGGGCGTCGTCCGAGGGGTGACGTCGCCTCCCATGTCCTGCCAACAAGGCGCGCCCTCCCCGGCACCGGTCCGGGGAGGGCGCGTCCCTTTTCTTCGCGATAGGGGCATCCCGCGGGGGCGACTCAGCTCACGATGCCGTAGCGGCGCCCCCAGCCGTGGGCGGCCAGGGTGGAGTTGATCTGGTCGCAGAACTGCGGCCGCGTGAGCCCCATGGGCGGCAGGAGCGAGACCACCTCCACGAGGTCCTCGGAGAGGTCGTGGGACTGGGCCAGGACCAGGGCGTCCAAGCGGTCTGCGCGCGTCTCGGTCGCGAAGAGCAGGTCCACGAGGCGCTGGAGCTCCCCGTGCTCGGGCGATTCCTGCCAGGTCTCCGACATCGCTGCGCCCCTTTCCCCGGCGGCCTGTTTCGGGCGCGCGAACACGCCCGCCGACCGGGCCATCATAGCAAGCCGCTCGGCGCCGGGCCGTCTATACTTCTCTGTCAGCCGAAGCCCACCGGACCCGAGGGGGACCCATGGACAACGTGTACCTCGCACTGGACGACGCGGCCCTCGCCGCGGAGGTCGACCGCCTGCAGGCCGACGTCGACGCCCTGGCCGCCAAGGGGCTCTCCTTGGACATGGCCCGCGGCAAGCCCTCGCGCGAGCAGGTGGACCTCTCCCGGTCCATGCTCGACGCCCTCGACTCCGGTTCCTGCCTGGAGGACCAGGGCCAGGACGCCGCCAACTACGGCGTGCCCGACGGCCTTCCCTCGGCCCGCGCCCTCATGGCCTCCCTCATGGGCGTCCCGGCGTCCCAGGTGGTCGTGGCGGGGTCCTCCTCGCTCAACCTCATGTTCGACTGCGTGGCCCACGGCTTCGTCCGCGGCGTCCGCGGCGCCAAGCCCCAGTGTGCCCAGGGTCCGCTGCGCTTCCTCTGCCCGGCCCCGGGCTACGACCGGCACTTTGCCGTCACCGAGCACTTCGGCTTCGAGAACGTGCCCGTGCCCATGACGCCGGAGGGCCCCGACATGGACGTCGTGGAGGGGCTCGTGGCCGACCCGTCGGTCAAGGGCATCTGGTGCGTGCCCAAGTACCAGAATCCCTGCGGCATCACCTACTCCGACGAGACCGTGCGCCGCATGGCGGCCCTTCGCCCCGCCGCACCCGACTTCCGCGTGTACTGGGACAACGCCTACGCGGTCCACAACCTCTACGACGAGGGCGACGAGCTGCTGAACATCTTCGACGTGCTGGCCGGGGAGGGCCGGGATGCGCTCGTCTACGAGTTCGCCTCCACCAGCAAGGTGACGTTCCCCGGCTCCGGCATCGCCGCCGTGGCCGCCAGCCCGGCCGACATCGCCGACCTCAAGGGCTCCTTCGCCGTGGAGCGCGTGTGCCCCGACAAGATGTCCCAGCTCATGCACGTGCGCTCCTTCCCCGACGTCGACGCCGTGCGCGCCCACATGGCCCGGCTGGCCGAGGTCCTGCGCCCGCGCTTCGAGCTCGTGGAGCGGCGCCTCTCCGAGGGCCTCGGCGAGACCGGCTGCGCCACGTGGACCACGCCCCGCGGCGGCTACTTCGTCTCCTTCGAGGGCCCCGAGGGCTCGGCCTCGCGCATCGTGGAGCTCTGCCGTCGGACCGGTGTGACCCTCACCGGTGCCGGCGCCACCTGGCCCGGCGACGATCCCAGGGACTCCAACATCCGCATCGCTCCCAGCTACCCCACGCTGGAGGAGCTCGACGCCGCCCTCGAGGTCTTCTGCGCCTGCGCCCGCCTTGTGAGCGCACAGCTGGCCGCCGAGGCCCGCGGACTTCGTTGAAGTTCTGGAGAATGGGTTGCATCTGATTGAAGCGCCGGGGGTTGGTATAAGCTTCCCCCTTGCTTCGAGAAGTCTCGTTACGGACCTATGCGTGGAGGTGCTGTGGCCGGTTCCAAGAAGGGCCGTAAGAAGCCCACGGGCAAGGAGGTCGCCGTCGTCGTGGTGTCGGTGATCATGGTCGTGTCCATCCTGCTGCCCTCCTTCTCCCAGATATTCGCGTCCCAGCCCACCACCTCGTCAGCACCCACGTCCTTCGACGGGGCGGCCTCCAAGTACCGGCCCGAGGTGGACAGCGCCAAGGAGGCCGTGGACCGCGACGGCGGCGACAAGGCCGCCCAGCTCAAGCTCGCCCAGGCCTACTACCAGTGGGGCATCTACGCTGAGTCCTACGCCGGCAACGACGACGAGCAGTCCGAGGCCAAGGAGCTCCTCGACCAGGCCCGGCAGGCCTTCGGCGCCTACCTGAACCTCGAGGGCTCCCTCGAGAGCGACGAGGCCAGGAACGCCGCCGTGGACCGCGCCCTGTGTGACTACTACGCCGGGGACACCGCGGCTTGTATCGAAAGCCTTAAATCCGTTGCGGACGAGACCAATTACGCGCCCGCGTGGGCCAACCTCGGTATGATGTATCAGAATCAGGGAAGCACCCAGGACGCCATGGACGCCTACCAGCACGGCATCGACGCGGATCCCGACGGCGCCGCGGGCGTCAAGAGCTACTGCGAGCAGATGCTCTCGAGCCTCAAGGGCTCGGCCGCCAGCGAGTCCGGCGGCGCCGAGGCGCTCTCCCAGAAGTTGGACACGACCCAGCCCTCCTCGTGACCGAGGGATGTACCACCCGCACCGTTGGCTGATCCGCGCCCGAGGCGCATGAAGAGGAAGAAGAGGAAGGCCCCATGTCTCTCTCTGTGAAGACCGAAAAGACGGGATCCCACGTCGACGTCGTCATCCTCGGCGAGGTGGACGTCTCCTGCGCCCCCGACCTCACCGAGGCCCTGGCCAGCGTCCTGGAGGACGACGTCGCCACCATCGACGTCGACATGGCTCAGGTGCCCTACATCGACTCAACCGGCATCGGCGTGCTCGTGGCCGCCGCGCACCGCGCCCAAGACGCGGGCTCCGAGCTCACCGTGAGCCGCCCCCAGCCCAACGTCCTGCGCGTCCTCACGCTCCTCGGCGTGGGCTCCGAGTTCAACGTCAACGAGGCCTAGGCGGTCTCTTCAATTCTCAACTCTTAAGGGAATCTTGCACCCAGGTTGCCTAAGCCTTAAAGTATGGGCTTACATGCGCTGAACCCGTGGGGACCGCCGCATCCGACGGTCCCCATTTCTATGTAGGGAGGGGGTGCCCCGATTGTTTGGCATCGGAGACACCGAGTTCGTCCTCATCGTCATCTTCGCGTTCCTGCTCTTCGGGCCCGACAAGCTGCCGGGCATGGGGCGCACCATCGGCCGCGGCCTCAGGCAGTTCCGCGAGGCACAGGACTCGGTCACCAAGGTGGTCCAGTCCGAGGTCATCGATCCCATGACCAAGGCGGCCTCCGCCGGTGCCGACGGCGTCAAGGCCAAGGTGGCCACCGACGAGGACGCCGACATCGAGGCGGCCGACCTCACCCGGCGGAGCGCCGAGACCTTCGCCGAGCGCAAGGCGCGCCTGGCCGCCGAGAAGGCCGCCCGCGACGGGGCCGCGGCCGGCGGCGCCGCCGCGGCCGCGAACGACGCGGCCGATGCGCCCGCCGTTCCCGCGTCGGCCGAGGAGCCCGAGTCCGAGGCGGCTCCCGCCTCCGAGCCCGGGGCCAACCCCCGCAGCGCCGCCTCCCTCTACGGCCTCGCGCCCAAGGCGCCCGCGGCCGATCCCAGTACCGCCGCCCCCGAGGACCCGGCACCCGCCGGGGCCGCAGACCCCGCAGCCGGAGAGGAGGGAGGGAGCCGCGCCTAGCGCTCCCGTCCGCCCATGCCCATCGGACCCGCACGCATGCCCTTGATGGACCACCTCG
This genomic window contains:
- a CDS encoding Sec-independent protein translocase subunit TatA/TatB, which codes for MFGIGDTEFVLIVIFAFLLFGPDKLPGMGRTIGRGLRQFREAQDSVTKVVQSEVIDPMTKAASAGADGVKAKVATDEDADIEAADLTRRSAETFAERKARLAAEKAARDGAAAGGAAAAANDAADAPAVPASAEEPESEAAPASEPGANPRSAASLYGLAPKAPAADPSTAAPEDPAPAGAADPAAGEEGGSRA
- a CDS encoding mechanosensitive ion channel family protein gives rise to the protein MGVGTMTADVATFFKSDLGVLVGKVILVAVMAVVARCVERVLTRMTREGLEKADVPNASIFVNVVRGTVWIIALLMILQPVFGVAPNALITSLGAASIAVSLGLQTTISNLVGGLTLMVTKTIKPGDYITVNGITGQVTDVSWRDTTVRDRLGNAVVVPNSQLNSSAITKIAVRQANMTSLDVTLKAGCDVADACAKIREAADKALGRTADPASATRVVCTATGSDGTKVSVYFDVDPSVTFQAATDAVVRALEGASYLA
- a CDS encoding DegV family protein yields the protein MNAQKIAVVTDTGTNVPADFAEAHDIRQIPLQINYTEGSFRSGVDITAEEVIERFSTEIPTTSLPSPASIRETLEQARADGYEKAVVVTISSGLSATNQTCHLVAKQMEDFPVAVVDTRSIGVAAGMTVMDCALMVEAGVDFDLLEERLNAEAEQTWVLFSLDELSFLRHGGRISEATYRLGSALNIKPIFECDEEGRYRTVKKCRGRERALKATVDLIAERARLYKDVVLACASATGDDPMPERYVALLQEKVGNACGLIRSRLSPDLLVHTGPTLIGMAVQPAMPEMAEWMAARA
- a CDS encoding aminotransferase class I/II-fold pyridoxal phosphate-dependent enzyme, with amino-acid sequence MDNVYLALDDAALAAEVDRLQADVDALAAKGLSLDMARGKPSREQVDLSRSMLDALDSGSCLEDQGQDAANYGVPDGLPSARALMASLMGVPASQVVVAGSSSLNLMFDCVAHGFVRGVRGAKPQCAQGPLRFLCPAPGYDRHFAVTEHFGFENVPVPMTPEGPDMDVVEGLVADPSVKGIWCVPKYQNPCGITYSDETVRRMAALRPAAPDFRVYWDNAYAVHNLYDEGDELLNIFDVLAGEGRDALVYEFASTSKVTFPGSGIAAVAASPADIADLKGSFAVERVCPDKMSQLMHVRSFPDVDAVRAHMARLAEVLRPRFELVERRLSEGLGETGCATWTTPRGGYFVSFEGPEGSASRIVELCRRTGVTLTGAGATWPGDDPRDSNIRIAPSYPTLEELDAALEVFCACARLVSAQLAAEARGLR
- a CDS encoding tetratricopeptide repeat protein encodes the protein MAGSKKGRKKPTGKEVAVVVVSVIMVVSILLPSFSQIFASQPTTSSAPTSFDGAASKYRPEVDSAKEAVDRDGGDKAAQLKLAQAYYQWGIYAESYAGNDDEQSEAKELLDQARQAFGAYLNLEGSLESDEARNAAVDRALCDYYAGDTAACIESLKSVADETNYAPAWANLGMMYQNQGSTQDAMDAYQHGIDADPDGAAGVKSYCEQMLSSLKGSAASESGGAEALSQKLDTTQPSS
- a CDS encoding ATP-dependent helicase; this translates as MQESAIDIDSLNDAQREAVLTCEGPLLVLAGAGSGKTRVLTHRIAHMVADLGVAPWQVLAITFTNKAAAEMRERLGALLPGGTRGMWVCTFHAMAVRILRDDAELLGYRPNFTIYDDDDSKRLVKAIMADLDIDTKQFPVNMVRSKISAAKNAMVDADEMAAQAADPATQKAARVYAELQRRLMVANAMDFDDLLVNTLLLFERHPEVLARYQRRFVQISVDEYQDTNHVQYLITKRLAELHRNLMVVGDDDQSIYSWRGADIQNILDFEKDYPDARVVKLQQNYRSTGHILAAANAVVANNSHRKPKRLFTDEGDGEPISAYQAADERDEGRWVAAEIERLHAAGTPYDDMAVFYRTNAQSRILEDMFLRAGVPYKIVGGTRFFDRAEIRDVMAYLKLVLNPADDVSARRVVNVPRRGIGATSQDKIAAYAATHGTPFFSAAQACVAEAGLLSPKVRNALAAWTSAVEEARHYEGELSRVVELIVERSGLVAALEAERTPEAEGRIENIREFLLIAQEFDESHDDVVSALESLAELREAGVAGAEAADDPGAVPAPQPVDDDGQGALFAAPDEGAAPAADGGFGAVASSQLPAFMEWLALRSDLDSLSGQTSAITMMTIHSAKGLEFPVVFVCGMEEGLFPNLTHDSDPARLEEERRLAYVAITRARKRLYLTYAATRRTWGATQANPRSRFVNEIPESHIKVTGVGSAGFSGTGWEKRGDRRGTFGSGTGSSVYGGSVFGNQTRSSGTARPAPVRKDPRKAAESFEPGDRVHHKTFGSGTVVAVKGDTLEVRFAKSGQTKKLMKGFAPIVKVQ
- a CDS encoding nucleoid-associated protein; this translates as MRVNQAILHSYEGKSCVKVFSEAPMDLADDEVKRYVTSQARRALSNLDARRGAFLPDSAFAKEAVAFFRGNADFAPFTAVAAEFLIGQMGQMEETPSFDLLFIDFEGREEETVDGLGEEDIEMMYRSQAPRYLAIVMLESRRAYMHEVGRDELGHTLASIARHHAILPNPSQKVRSFAVVSATGDVRFCDEPRVVAGRSVELLPEALLQCTSEASSKEVVQGVCDLVGAVADEFGANPAAAVARAKAYVSENAETDEVLVPEQLARDVFADAPQMHDRFVEEAAEQNLPDRVSVEPEVARRVAAKHKIRTDTGIDITFPAEYGKNPDFLEFESNLDGTLSIRIKNVGAIENR
- a CDS encoding STAS domain-containing protein; the encoded protein is MSLSVKTEKTGSHVDVVILGEVDVSCAPDLTEALASVLEDDVATIDVDMAQVPYIDSTGIGVLVAAAHRAQDAGSELTVSRPQPNVLRVLTLLGVGSEFNVNEA
- the nhaA gene encoding Na+/H+ antiporter NhaA — its product is MAQNQHVDGGEKPIVIISEPKVRERRRKRLRRQKLTSNGTVAAAVMVFAALVAVVVANTPAYEAVHHFLMEPLTLGVGPLVGTLSVEVFVNDFLMAVFFLLVGIELKYEMTVGELKNPRQAALPMLAAVGGVVVPALIYVAFNVGGPGIGGWAIPMATDIAFALGVMSLLGDRVAPATKVFFSTLAIADDILAIVVIALFYGHAPSIPWLAASLACVLVLALLNYARVYTARSYVVVGLALWFCMFNSGIHATLAGVVLALFLPCTSDIRLTALRPWLESKSRELDNAYDGDLDVLGQHGFTRIASGVERVMHRVTPPLQRMEHAITVPVNFVILPIFAFVNAQVRLIGVDPMAIVSDPVTLGSFFGALVGKPVGIILVTWVLVKVGFARLPRGVDWHQVTGVGIMGGLGFTMSILISGLAFTEPAEVLAAKCAILSCSVVAAVVGCVYMMATGRKGRASSEG